A region of Moorena producens PAL-8-15-08-1 DNA encodes the following proteins:
- a CDS encoding CDP-alcohol phosphatidyltransferase family protein — protein MIKPNHITLFRLILIFIAFVSWYLVPPPYYMYIGVLFYIAFLLDAVDGWLARTKDLKTDFGKYFDPIVDYIGFLALYVISIEMGILPIWFVFLALTRDFLATFARQILNLNNIVIEANVIAKLKAVYIGYPLVGLYWYKIYGFSSEWLFIVIGLHILLEGRIFGYSDPLENRWNSIILCFATIAVVTLTTLRPVNESLFDLTVLFILITQSLIWVSGIQYLWDAREYIMKSFESN, from the coding sequence GTGATTAAACCGAATCACATTACATTATTTAGATTGATTTTAATTTTTATAGCTTTTGTTTCATGGTATCTTGTTCCCCCTCCATACTATATGTATATTGGTGTGTTATTTTATATAGCATTTTTATTGGATGCTGTTGATGGATGGTTAGCTAGAACAAAGGACTTAAAAACAGATTTCGGTAAGTATTTCGATCCTATTGTAGACTATATAGGTTTCCTAGCCTTGTATGTGATTAGCATTGAAATGGGAATTCTCCCGATATGGTTTGTTTTTCTAGCTCTGACAAGAGATTTTTTAGCAACATTTGCAAGACAGATATTAAATTTAAATAATATTGTCATTGAAGCCAATGTTATTGCTAAATTAAAAGCGGTATATATTGGTTATCCTTTGGTAGGGCTTTATTGGTATAAAATTTATGGGTTTTCAAGTGAATGGTTGTTTATTGTTATTGGGTTACACATACTACTAGAAGGTCGAATTTTTGGATATTCGGATCCTTTAGAAAATCGTTGGAATTCTATAATATTGTGTTTCGCAACTATTGCAGTAGTTACCTTAACTACATTAAGACCTGTAAATGAGAGTCTTTTTGATTTGACTGTGTTATTCATACTTATAACTCAATCATTGATCTGGGTTTCTGGTATTCAATATTTATGGGATGCCAGAGAGTACATAATGAAATCATTTGAATCAAACTAA
- a CDS encoding class I SAM-dependent DNA methyltransferase produces MTNNQQAQFLSKWSNRWNTEIAEVEKEYDTLAQVYEDQVLNWQYACHQVAAELMAKFVASDGKILDLGCGTGLAGQALREQGYQTIIGVDISQNSLDIARDKHIYTALYKADIQQELPFQDHEFDGIISTAVLTNMETSNVLYKFFRLVKPGGYLVFTNREDIHYQKQFDVTLNKMESEGMLKPAYLSPPQPYLPHNQDYAEKIKVLYCAYQLCI; encoded by the coding sequence ATGACTAATAATCAACAAGCACAATTCTTATCTAAGTGGTCAAACAGATGGAACACTGAAATCGCCGAAGTTGAAAAAGAATATGATACTTTAGCTCAAGTGTATGAGGATCAAGTCTTGAATTGGCAGTATGCTTGTCATCAGGTTGCTGCTGAACTGATGGCAAAGTTTGTTGCTAGCGATGGGAAAATTTTGGATCTCGGATGTGGAACCGGACTTGCTGGACAAGCTCTTCGAGAACAAGGTTATCAAACCATAATTGGAGTTGACATTTCCCAAAACTCTTTGGACATTGCTAGGGATAAACATATTTATACTGCTCTATATAAAGCAGATATACAGCAAGAACTGCCATTTCAAGATCATGAATTTGATGGAATCATTTCCACTGCTGTGCTTACTAATATGGAAACGTCAAATGTGTTGTATAAGTTTTTCCGATTAGTAAAACCGGGAGGATATCTGGTGTTTACAAACCGAGAGGATATCCACTATCAAAAACAATTCGACGTTACCTTAAACAAGATGGAGTCAGAAGGCATGTTAAAACCAGCCTATCTTTCGCCACCACAACCCTATCTTCCCCATAATCAGGATTATGCAGAGAAGATCAAAGTTCTTTATTGCGCCTATCAGCTGTGCATTTGA
- a CDS encoding iron-containing alcohol dehydrogenase has translation MDKCIKTIIKTEKVDGIVIGPSVYLMNCFSPIYNHVIKSKLPVTVPKFPLTYSNIDKFIFPASGQCFLVFGGGKLIDFTKICAKRDQVSLIVLLSSISNDGFSSSFSSLKPDETSYNQSYKSKPPKAVYACLPLLNKYMPHKFWVSGLGELLSKLNVWEDLKVDNKVKEFDQTPFYKIEPFINKYTKRNESSLIEIIKQLYSFSLLMKTDSSWCSRSEHEFEKLYADSKLSHGQLVLMGALVAMKIRCIYKLPDLYERLLYYCRKLDISLELKQGFDTIIESKTYKRLKKLSSVRPERFGLWNLVDSTTVDWKMIIKEIIKEL, from the coding sequence ATGGATAAATGCATAAAAACAATCATAAAAACTGAAAAAGTTGACGGCATTGTTATAGGTCCAAGTGTCTATTTAATGAACTGTTTTTCTCCTATTTACAATCACGTCATAAAAAGCAAGCTCCCGGTTACTGTACCAAAATTTCCTTTAACTTATTCAAATATTGACAAATTTATCTTTCCTGCCAGCGGTCAATGCTTTTTAGTTTTTGGAGGGGGGAAGCTGATCGATTTTACAAAAATTTGTGCCAAACGAGATCAAGTTTCTTTAATCGTATTGTTATCTTCTATTTCAAATGATGGATTTTCATCTAGTTTTAGTTCCTTAAAGCCAGATGAAACGTCATATAATCAGAGTTATAAATCAAAACCTCCTAAAGCTGTTTATGCTTGTTTGCCCTTATTAAACAAGTACATGCCACATAAATTTTGGGTTAGCGGCTTGGGTGAATTATTATCAAAATTGAATGTATGGGAAGACTTAAAAGTTGATAATAAAGTCAAAGAATTTGATCAAACACCTTTTTATAAAATTGAACCATTTATAAACAAATACACAAAACGTAATGAAAGCTCATTAATCGAAATAATCAAACAACTTTACTCATTTTCTTTATTAATGAAAACTGATAGTAGTTGGTGTAGCCGTTCTGAACACGAATTTGAGAAATTATATGCAGATAGTAAACTATCACACGGTCAATTAGTTTTAATGGGTGCTTTAGTTGCTATGAAAATAAGATGTATTTATAAATTACCTGATTTATATGAGCGGTTATTATATTATTGTCGAAAATTAGACATAAGCTTAGAATTAAAACAAGGATTTGATACTATTATAGAATCAAAGACTTATAAAAGACTGAAAAAACTATCTTCAGTACGACCCGAAAGATTTGGGTTGTGGAATCTTGTGGATTCCACAACTGTTGACTGGAAAATGATTATCAAAGAAATAATAAAGGAGTTATAG
- a CDS encoding class I SAM-dependent methyltransferase, translating to MIKEYENYQDTSKSYDTTRIPIGVEILLGCFATTPRPLPEQVILDGGCGTGNYIQALKSKVNSLWGLEFNGGMLAQATEKFRNDPNIHLDQGSLLDLPYENETFDGIMCNQVLHHLGSQDAAQENFPELNQVFEQAYRVLRPQGVFVCNTSSHPQVYDGFWWADLIPDAVSRIAKRMPPIASITQKLDQAGFCFGGIVVPIHAVMQGDNYLDPEGPLKQTYRNGDSTWSLVRQGELEQALERVRNMNKDGSIVHYLEQRESLRQKLGQTTFVYAYKKPS from the coding sequence ATGATAAAGGAATATGAAAACTATCAGGATACATCCAAAAGCTACGACACAACTCGTATCCCAATCGGGGTTGAGATTTTATTGGGTTGCTTTGCGACTACCCCTCGTCCTTTGCCAGAGCAGGTGATCTTGGATGGTGGGTGTGGTACTGGAAACTATATCCAAGCCTTGAAGAGTAAAGTCAATAGCCTGTGGGGTCTAGAATTCAATGGGGGAATGTTGGCGCAAGCAACAGAAAAGTTCCGCAATGACCCCAATATTCACTTAGATCAAGGCAGTCTTCTCGATCTTCCCTATGAGAATGAGACCTTTGATGGGATAATGTGTAACCAGGTTCTCCATCACTTGGGTTCGCAGGACGCAGCTCAGGAAAATTTTCCTGAACTGAACCAGGTGTTTGAGCAAGCGTATCGAGTGCTGCGTCCCCAAGGCGTCTTTGTCTGTAATACCAGCAGTCATCCACAGGTTTATGATGGATTTTGGTGGGCTGATCTGATTCCAGACGCGGTATCGAGAATCGCTAAACGTATGCCACCAATAGCATCGATTACTCAGAAATTGGATCAAGCTGGCTTTTGCTTTGGGGGCATTGTTGTCCCAATTCATGCTGTGATGCAAGGTGACAATTACCTTGACCCAGAAGGCCCCCTCAAGCAAACCTATCGGAATGGTGATTCTACTTGGTCTTTGGTCAGGCAAGGGGAATTAGAACAAGCATTGGAGCGAGTTCGGAATATGAACAAGGATGGAAGCATCGTTCACTATCTTGAGCAACGGGAAAGTTTGCGCCAAAAATTGGGGCAAACAACTTTTGTTTATGCCTACAAGAAACCGAGTTGA